Proteins from a genomic interval of Rhodococcoides fascians A25f:
- a CDS encoding SRPBCC domain-containing protein: protein MTDELTVRRVIDAPPASVFTALANPEVQAAVDGSEMLRGAIDPTPLRAVGDTFAMDMYQPELGEYVMENTLFVFEQDRRIGWIPNRQGMEPRGTRWSWELEEVADDRTALTQVYDWSRVTDPEFRKMAGFPRVTEDQIVGTMRRLADHLGVPLED, encoded by the coding sequence ATGACCGACGAGTTGACCGTCCGGCGCGTGATCGACGCTCCCCCCGCCTCCGTGTTCACTGCGCTCGCCAATCCCGAGGTCCAGGCCGCGGTCGACGGCTCGGAGATGCTGCGCGGCGCGATCGACCCGACGCCTCTGCGCGCGGTGGGCGACACCTTCGCGATGGATATGTACCAGCCGGAACTGGGCGAGTACGTCATGGAGAACACCTTGTTCGTGTTCGAGCAGGACCGACGCATCGGTTGGATTCCCAATCGCCAGGGCATGGAACCTCGTGGCACGCGGTGGTCCTGGGAGCTCGAGGAGGTCGCCGACGACCGGACAGCGCTGACGCAGGTGTACGACTGGTCGCGCGTCACCGACCCGGAGTTCCGCAAGATGGCCGGGTTTCCGCGGGTGACCGAGGACCAGATCGTCGGCACCATGCGCCGGCTTGCCGACCACCTCGGCGTCCCGCTCGAAGACTGA
- a CDS encoding ferredoxin reductase, with product MAERGAKPQVSFVRRTMLRAVRSLFNPLRPDDYLSMINPLWTTRELRGKVERVVPEGSEAVSVYIRPGFEWQGHTPGQYVRLGVLIDGRYHWRAYSLTSDPDPVDGLVSVSPKLVPSGTVSPYLVGTIRTGDIVRLSEVEGEFTLPSPVPDKMVFISAGSGITPIISMLRALDHHDQVRDVVVVHSVHNREQLMFADTLEELEAKHDGLTVKLRITSDEGRMKASELDELVPDWRERESFCSGPGEHLDDLRSYWKDQGESDRFHYESFQPVIGGGDDAGEGGTVKFLNSKKDVECDGATTILAAGEEAGLDLTYGCRIGICHTCVGTLKKGRLRDLRNGDISEPTGQAVRICVNTAEGDIEIEL from the coding sequence ATGGCTGAACGGGGGGCCAAGCCCCAGGTTTCTTTTGTAAGACGGACGATGCTGCGCGCAGTCCGATCGTTGTTCAATCCGCTCCGGCCTGACGACTACCTGTCGATGATCAATCCGCTGTGGACCACTCGCGAACTTCGGGGGAAGGTCGAGCGGGTGGTTCCCGAGGGGTCGGAGGCCGTCTCGGTGTACATCCGTCCGGGTTTCGAGTGGCAGGGCCACACGCCCGGGCAGTACGTCCGACTCGGAGTACTCATCGACGGTCGGTACCACTGGCGCGCGTACTCGCTGACATCCGATCCCGACCCTGTCGACGGTCTCGTCAGCGTCAGCCCCAAGCTGGTGCCGTCGGGCACGGTCTCGCCGTATCTGGTGGGCACCATCAGGACCGGCGATATCGTGCGCCTCAGCGAGGTGGAGGGTGAATTCACTCTGCCGAGTCCGGTTCCGGACAAGATGGTGTTCATCAGCGCCGGCAGTGGCATCACGCCGATCATCAGCATGTTGCGCGCCCTCGACCATCACGACCAGGTCCGTGACGTAGTTGTGGTGCACTCGGTGCACAACCGTGAACAGTTGATGTTCGCGGACACGCTGGAGGAATTGGAAGCCAAGCACGACGGGCTGACGGTGAAGCTACGCATCACCAGCGACGAAGGTCGGATGAAGGCGTCGGAACTGGACGAACTGGTCCCGGATTGGCGTGAGCGGGAGTCGTTCTGCTCCGGTCCGGGCGAACATCTGGACGATCTGCGCTCGTACTGGAAGGACCAGGGAGAGTCGGATCGATTCCATTACGAAAGTTTTCAGCCGGTCATCGGCGGCGGAGACGACGCTGGTGAGGGCGGCACCGTCAAGTTCCTCAACAGCAAGAAGGACGTCGAATGCGACGGTGCCACAACGATTCTCGCCGCGGGTGAGGAAGCCGGACTGGATCTGACGTACGGCTGCCGAATCGGCATCTGCCACACATGCGTAGGTACCCTGAAGAAGGGGCGTTTACGTGACCTACGTAACGGGGATATCTCCGAACCTACGGGGCAAGCGGTTCGGATCTGTGTCAACACCGCTGAGGGCGACATCGAAATCGAACTCTGA
- a CDS encoding glutamine synthetase III family protein, protein MSGNTVRLQAIKDVEAYVPPAVSFVGDEKPGEIFGENVFSKVVMQKRLPKSVFKSVMATIDKGKKLDPMVADAVASAMKDWALEKGATHYAHVFYPLTGLTAEKHDSFFDPVGDGSALAEFAGKTLIQGEPDASSFPNGGLRNTFEARGYTGWDVTSPAYVLENPNGNTLCIPTVFVSMTGEALDHKTPLLRSQQAMGGHAERILKLFGHENIENIVSFCGPEQEYFLVDRHFFLARPDLLNAGRTLFGSKPPKGQEFDDHYFGAIPERVLGFMMDTERELFKLGIPAKTRHNEVAPGQFEIAPMFERGNIAADHQQLLMTTFKTIAKKHGMECLFHEKPFEGVNGSGKHVNFSLGNSELGSLLVPGDNPHDNAQFLVFCAAVIRAVHKYGGLLRASVASATNDHRLGANEAPPAIISIFLGDQLADVFDQIAKGAATSSKGKGTMMIGADTLPVLPTDPGDRNRTSPFAFTGNRFEFRAPGSMQTVNGPMVTINTIMAEALDYMATNLETAVADGTDFDTAVQNLLTEIITEHGAVVFNGDGYSDNWQVEAEARGLPNLRTTLDALPELISESAMELFEKYKVFNHREMHSRYEIGLEQYALTVFVEARLTLEMGQTSILPAAVRYQTELAQNVSALKGAGVDDVDMTELQAVSAPLSELRAALATLKGALEADPGGEALAEAVHAKDELLPAMAAVRSASDTLEAMVADDLWPLPTYQEMLYIL, encoded by the coding sequence ATGAGTGGAAATACCGTACGCCTGCAGGCGATCAAAGACGTCGAGGCGTATGTGCCGCCTGCGGTCAGCTTCGTCGGAGACGAGAAGCCGGGCGAGATCTTCGGTGAGAACGTCTTCAGCAAGGTCGTGATGCAGAAGCGTCTGCCCAAATCGGTCTTCAAGTCCGTGATGGCGACGATCGACAAGGGCAAGAAGCTCGATCCCATGGTCGCCGACGCGGTGGCGTCGGCGATGAAGGACTGGGCCCTCGAGAAGGGTGCGACGCACTACGCGCACGTCTTCTACCCGCTCACCGGGTTGACGGCCGAGAAGCACGACAGCTTCTTCGACCCCGTCGGTGACGGCAGTGCGCTCGCCGAATTCGCGGGCAAGACGCTGATCCAGGGCGAGCCCGACGCGTCGAGCTTCCCCAACGGCGGTCTGCGCAACACGTTCGAGGCTCGTGGGTACACCGGCTGGGACGTCACCAGCCCGGCGTACGTCCTCGAGAACCCGAACGGCAACACCCTGTGCATCCCGACGGTGTTCGTCTCGATGACCGGTGAGGCCCTCGACCACAAGACGCCGTTGCTGCGTTCGCAGCAGGCGATGGGCGGACATGCCGAGCGCATCCTGAAGCTGTTCGGACACGAGAACATCGAGAACATCGTCTCGTTCTGTGGTCCTGAGCAGGAGTACTTCCTCGTCGACCGGCACTTCTTCCTGGCCCGTCCCGACCTGCTCAATGCGGGTCGCACCCTGTTCGGATCGAAGCCGCCCAAGGGCCAGGAATTCGACGACCACTACTTCGGAGCCATCCCCGAGCGCGTACTCGGCTTCATGATGGACACCGAGCGTGAGCTGTTCAAGCTCGGTATCCCGGCCAAGACCCGGCACAACGAAGTCGCCCCCGGACAGTTCGAGATCGCGCCGATGTTCGAGCGCGGCAACATCGCAGCCGATCACCAGCAGCTGTTGATGACGACGTTCAAGACGATCGCCAAGAAGCACGGTATGGAGTGTCTGTTCCACGAGAAGCCGTTCGAGGGCGTCAACGGCTCGGGCAAGCACGTCAACTTCTCGCTCGGCAACTCCGAGCTCGGATCGCTGCTCGTTCCCGGCGACAACCCGCACGACAACGCGCAGTTCCTGGTCTTCTGCGCCGCCGTCATTCGCGCGGTACACAAGTACGGTGGTCTGCTGCGCGCCTCGGTGGCGTCGGCGACCAACGATCACCGTCTCGGGGCCAACGAGGCTCCGCCCGCGATCATCTCGATCTTCCTCGGTGATCAGTTGGCCGACGTGTTCGATCAGATCGCCAAGGGTGCAGCCACGTCCTCGAAGGGCAAGGGCACCATGATGATCGGTGCCGACACCCTGCCCGTGCTGCCCACCGATCCCGGCGACCGCAACCGCACGAGCCCGTTCGCGTTCACCGGCAACAGGTTCGAGTTCCGCGCTCCCGGCTCGATGCAGACCGTCAACGGTCCGATGGTCACGATCAACACGATCATGGCCGAGGCGCTGGACTACATGGCGACCAACCTCGAAACTGCCGTCGCCGACGGCACCGACTTCGACACCGCCGTGCAGAACCTGCTGACGGAGATCATCACCGAACACGGGGCAGTGGTGTTCAACGGTGATGGTTACTCGGACAACTGGCAGGTCGAGGCCGAGGCGCGCGGACTACCGAACCTGCGCACCACCCTCGACGCATTGCCGGAGTTGATCTCCGAGTCGGCAATGGAACTGTTCGAGAAGTACAAGGTGTTCAACCATCGAGAGATGCACTCGCGCTACGAGATCGGGCTCGAGCAGTACGCGCTGACGGTGTTCGTCGAAGCGCGGTTGACGCTGGAAATGGGCCAGACGTCCATCCTGCCCGCGGCGGTGCGCTACCAGACCGAACTGGCGCAGAACGTCAGCGCTCTCAAGGGTGCAGGCGTCGACGACGTGGACATGACTGAGCTGCAAGCAGTCTCGGCTCCACTGTCGGAGCTGCGCGCAGCATTGGCGACATTGAAGGGCGCGCTGGAAGCCGACCCGGGTGGCGAAGCTCTGGCCGAGGCCGTGCATGCCAAGGACGAACTGCTGCCCGCCATGGCTGCCGTCCGTTCTGCGTCAGACACACTCGAAGCAATGGTGGCCGACGATCTCTGGCCGCTGCCGACGTATCAGGAGATGCTGTACATCCTCTGA
- a CDS encoding class I SAM-dependent methyltransferase, which yields MSTDHNRDVFDNARVAAAYEEYAGPTDGFLDRGEAAALVAAASVARGTPVLDVGVGSGRTTALLRLVSDRYVAIDYAPNMIDAFRRNFPDLQAHVADARSLTAFVDGQFGLIVFSNNGIDTVTHQERGRVLAEFCRLLADPGVLVFSTLNRNGPSFGEKPFQLSRPTQRFSFSPKRAVTAIGRRLLDPAGVVRSVRDWWSARSRVDDRGSWAVAPLAAHDFAPFMHFTTLSDVRALVSGAGFTIVEIFADDGSIVAADTETSSADNFTIVARK from the coding sequence ATGTCCACAGACCACAACCGGGATGTGTTCGACAATGCTCGGGTGGCCGCGGCCTATGAGGAGTACGCCGGCCCCACCGATGGATTTCTCGACCGTGGGGAAGCGGCGGCGCTGGTTGCTGCGGCCTCGGTTGCGCGCGGAACACCGGTGCTGGACGTCGGCGTCGGCAGCGGGCGAACCACGGCTCTGCTCCGACTCGTGAGCGATCGCTATGTAGCGATCGATTACGCGCCCAACATGATCGATGCGTTCCGTCGAAATTTCCCGGACCTGCAGGCGCATGTGGCCGATGCGCGCAGTCTGACGGCTTTCGTCGACGGCCAGTTCGGCCTGATCGTGTTCAGTAACAACGGAATAGACACCGTCACCCACCAGGAGCGGGGCCGCGTACTCGCAGAATTCTGTCGCCTACTGGCCGATCCCGGAGTGTTGGTGTTCTCCACCCTCAACCGCAACGGACCGTCGTTCGGAGAGAAGCCGTTTCAACTGAGCAGGCCTACGCAGCGATTCAGTTTCTCGCCGAAACGGGCAGTGACGGCAATCGGGCGGAGGCTGCTCGATCCTGCCGGTGTCGTTCGCAGCGTCCGTGATTGGTGGTCGGCCAGATCCCGCGTCGACGATCGTGGATCCTGGGCCGTCGCTCCGCTCGCTGCACACGATTTCGCGCCGTTCATGCACTTCACCACTTTGTCGGATGTGCGGGCGCTGGTGTCGGGTGCCGGTTTCACGATCGTGGAGATCTTCGCCGACGACGGTTCGATCGTGGCGGCCGATACCGAGACGAGCTCGGCCGACAACTTCACGATCGTCGCGCGCAAGTAA
- a CDS encoding FAD-dependent oxidoreductase, with protein MPFAITQNCCNDASCLSVCPVNCIHPTPDEPDFGKTELLYIDPRSCIDCGACADACPVDAITRVSRLTPDQQIYADINADYYRDKPAVAEWGEPKFPVSTVNELPPVSIAIVGTGPAACYTAQALLRVPGTRITFYDRLHTAGGLARYGVAPDHLGTRRISEHFRGIFAHPRVTMKLGVEVGKDVDHVELARKFDSVVYAVGADKDRALDIPGIDLDNSVSARTLVGWYTGHPDVPADAIDLTGVERVTVIGNGNVALDAARILTADPDRLDGTEIAPHALAELRRHRVTEVVVLARRGPEFAAFTRSECKALVDRPDVDVVVAGPDGIVDAIDRLPLSASASALAGAERVDLGSRPGVEPAERPGNNVGRRIVFAFGRAPSALHGNGSVESVEVGVGEHAVTLSTELVLLAIGYRGTPSPGVPFDDITGTIRNDGGRITAADGTPVPGSYVVGWAKRGATGGIGDNKIDAEETAEALLADVPTRGPARPLGWYGKVSAALGDRVSRAR; from the coding sequence ATGCCGTTCGCGATCACGCAGAACTGTTGCAACGACGCATCCTGCCTGTCGGTGTGCCCGGTCAACTGCATTCATCCCACGCCCGACGAGCCGGATTTCGGTAAGACCGAGCTGCTCTACATCGATCCGCGCTCGTGCATCGACTGCGGGGCCTGCGCGGACGCGTGCCCGGTGGACGCGATCACGCGCGTGTCCCGCTTGACGCCGGATCAGCAGATCTACGCCGACATCAATGCCGACTACTACCGCGACAAGCCTGCAGTAGCGGAGTGGGGTGAGCCCAAATTTCCGGTGTCGACGGTCAACGAACTGCCGCCGGTCAGCATCGCCATCGTCGGGACCGGACCGGCCGCCTGCTACACGGCGCAAGCCCTGTTGCGGGTGCCGGGCACCAGGATCACGTTCTACGACCGATTGCACACCGCGGGTGGTCTCGCGCGCTACGGCGTCGCTCCCGATCACCTCGGCACCCGCCGCATCAGTGAGCACTTCCGGGGGATCTTCGCGCATCCTCGGGTCACGATGAAGCTCGGCGTCGAGGTCGGTAAGGACGTCGATCACGTGGAGTTGGCTCGAAAGTTCGACTCCGTCGTTTATGCCGTCGGTGCCGACAAGGACCGAGCGCTCGACATCCCCGGTATCGATCTCGACAATTCCGTCAGTGCACGCACCCTGGTCGGCTGGTACACCGGGCATCCCGACGTCCCCGCCGACGCGATCGACCTCACCGGCGTCGAGCGGGTGACCGTCATCGGAAACGGGAACGTCGCACTCGATGCAGCGCGCATCCTCACCGCAGACCCGGACCGGCTCGACGGTACCGAGATCGCTCCGCATGCACTGGCCGAATTGCGTCGACACCGCGTCACCGAGGTCGTTGTTCTCGCGCGCCGTGGCCCCGAGTTCGCGGCATTCACGCGTTCCGAGTGCAAGGCGTTGGTCGATCGACCGGACGTCGACGTGGTGGTGGCAGGACCGGACGGAATTGTCGACGCTATCGATCGATTGCCGCTGTCTGCCTCGGCGTCGGCGCTGGCCGGGGCCGAGCGCGTCGATCTCGGCTCGCGACCAGGAGTGGAGCCTGCGGAACGACCCGGAAACAACGTAGGGCGTCGCATCGTCTTCGCGTTCGGGCGGGCACCATCCGCCCTGCACGGAAACGGCTCGGTGGAGTCCGTCGAGGTGGGGGTGGGTGAACACGCGGTCACTCTGTCGACGGAGCTGGTTCTGCTCGCGATCGGTTATCGCGGAACTCCGTCGCCGGGCGTCCCGTTCGACGACATCACCGGCACCATTCGCAACGACGGCGGACGGATCACCGCTGCCGACGGCACTCCGGTTCCGGGCAGCTATGTGGTCGGATGGGCCAAACGGGGTGCCACGGGCGGCATCGGCGACAACAAGATCGACGCAGAGGAAACGGCCGAGGCCTTGCTCGCGGACGTCCCGACACGAGGCCCGGCTCGTCCGCTCGGTTGGTACGGCAAAGTGAGCGCCGCTCTCGGTGATCGAGTCTCGCGAGCGCGCTGA
- a CDS encoding DUF5996 family protein, giving the protein MTTSYDAWPELPIESWSDTRDTVHLWTQIVGKTRMALSPALNHWWGVALYVDASGLTTSLIPLGDRGLEIRFDFLAHRLVLATTDGQSRTMKLEPRTVADFFAEYTDLLTQLGVDATIVGKPVELPHATPFAEDVEHASYDSEAMERFWRALVSAHRVFSEFRADFRGKSSPVHFFWGAFDLAVTRFSGRSAPQHPGGVPNCPDWVMHEAYSDEVSSAGFWPGGAAEGAFYAYAYPNPDGYDSHPAVTAPAYFDRDLGEYVLPYEAVRTAEDPDALLLAFLENTYRAAVETAHWQ; this is encoded by the coding sequence ATGACAACTTCGTACGACGCGTGGCCGGAACTTCCGATCGAGAGCTGGTCCGACACTCGCGACACGGTGCATCTATGGACCCAGATCGTCGGCAAGACCCGAATGGCACTGTCGCCGGCACTCAACCATTGGTGGGGAGTCGCGCTGTACGTCGATGCATCCGGACTGACGACATCGCTGATCCCACTAGGCGACCGCGGGCTCGAAATTCGTTTCGACTTCCTCGCCCACCGACTGGTACTGGCCACCACCGATGGTCAGAGCCGGACCATGAAGCTCGAACCCCGCACCGTCGCAGACTTCTTCGCCGAATACACCGACCTGCTCACGCAACTCGGGGTCGACGCGACGATCGTGGGAAAGCCTGTCGAACTGCCGCACGCCACCCCGTTCGCGGAGGACGTCGAACACGCCTCCTACGACTCGGAGGCGATGGAGAGGTTCTGGCGTGCCCTCGTCAGCGCACATCGCGTGTTCTCCGAGTTTCGCGCCGACTTTCGCGGCAAGTCCAGCCCCGTCCATTTCTTCTGGGGCGCTTTCGATCTCGCCGTCACGCGCTTCTCGGGTAGGTCTGCCCCACAGCATCCCGGTGGTGTTCCCAACTGTCCGGACTGGGTGATGCACGAGGCCTACAGCGACGAGGTCTCGAGCGCCGGCTTCTGGCCGGGCGGGGCAGCGGAGGGCGCGTTCTACGCCTACGCCTACCCGAATCCGGACGGCTACGACAGCCATCCGGCCGTCACTGCTCCCGCGTACTTCGATCGCGATCTCGGCGAGTACGTCCTCCCCTACGAGGCCGTGCGCACCGCCGAGGACCCCGATGCGCTGCTGCTCGCCTTCCTCGAGAACACTTACCGCGCCGCCGTCGAGACTGCCCACTGGCAGTAG
- a CDS encoding fatty acid desaturase family protein, giving the protein MSIDETTRRVTDTDEPVNPLAHLSDETIAELAKEFDAIHDEVYASLGDKDRKYITSVIAAQRQLLVAGRVLLLGSTSKPAWLAGTACLGIAKILENMEIGHNVMHGQWDWMNDPEIHSSVWDWDTASTANSWKHSHNYVHHTYTNIRGKDKDLGYEIMRIDPRQKWSPVYLAQPFYNVLLMAFFEWGVALHDLDIEAIRRGEKPVKELVEDLKGIGVKARKQFVKDYVGWPLISAGAFALAQLASGGRVPESKRSRLASKLRGSARFGKNRRTAALLDSRLSGVESTFLSTVAANFTANIIRNVWSNAIIFCGHFPDQAYTFSQEEVENETRGGWYVRQLVGAANIDGGPLFHLMSGNLSYQVEHHLYPDMPSTRYSDVAPKIKDICERYELPYNTGPFFQQWGMVQRTIARLAFPGGKVRPKPGPYRPEESWRRKFAEGATKDSEAAKTRGRVPAEHPAAGPEHNSGGVDVQPPPRGDD; this is encoded by the coding sequence ATGTCTATCGACGAAACCACCAGGCGCGTCACCGACACCGATGAGCCGGTGAACCCGCTGGCGCACCTGAGCGACGAGACGATCGCCGAACTCGCCAAGGAGTTCGACGCCATTCACGACGAGGTGTACGCCAGCCTCGGTGACAAGGACCGGAAGTACATCACCTCGGTGATCGCAGCCCAACGTCAGCTGCTGGTCGCAGGCCGCGTGCTGTTGCTCGGTTCCACCAGCAAGCCCGCGTGGCTGGCCGGTACCGCATGCCTCGGAATCGCAAAGATTCTCGAGAACATGGAGATCGGCCACAACGTCATGCACGGCCAGTGGGACTGGATGAACGATCCGGAAATCCACTCGTCGGTGTGGGACTGGGATACCGCGTCCACCGCCAACTCGTGGAAGCACTCGCACAACTACGTGCACCACACGTACACGAACATTCGCGGCAAGGACAAGGATCTCGGTTACGAGATCATGCGTATCGACCCACGTCAGAAGTGGAGTCCCGTCTACCTGGCCCAGCCGTTCTACAACGTTCTGCTGATGGCCTTCTTCGAGTGGGGCGTCGCTCTGCACGACCTTGACATCGAAGCAATTCGCCGCGGTGAGAAGCCGGTCAAGGAACTCGTCGAGGACCTCAAGGGCATCGGCGTCAAGGCACGCAAGCAGTTCGTCAAGGACTACGTGGGCTGGCCGCTGATCAGCGCAGGTGCATTCGCGTTGGCGCAACTGGCGTCGGGCGGTCGTGTGCCGGAGAGCAAGAGGTCTCGGCTGGCGTCCAAGCTGCGTGGGTCGGCTCGGTTCGGCAAGAATCGTAGGACCGCGGCGCTGCTGGACAGTCGGCTCAGCGGTGTCGAGAGCACGTTCCTCTCGACGGTGGCCGCCAACTTCACCGCCAACATCATCCGCAACGTCTGGTCGAACGCAATCATCTTCTGCGGTCACTTCCCGGATCAGGCCTACACCTTCAGCCAGGAAGAGGTCGAGAACGAGACCCGCGGCGGATGGTACGTCCGTCAGTTGGTCGGAGCCGCGAACATCGACGGCGGACCACTGTTCCACCTGATGAGCGGCAACCTGAGCTACCAGGTGGAACACCACCTGTACCCGGATATGCCCAGTACTCGGTACTCGGACGTCGCGCCGAAGATCAAGGACATCTGCGAGCGCTACGAATTGCCCTACAACACCGGACCGTTCTTCCAGCAGTGGGGCATGGTCCAGCGGACCATCGCGCGATTGGCCTTCCCGGGTGGCAAGGTTCGGCCGAAGCCGGGCCCCTACCGTCCCGAGGAGAGCTGGCGTCGGAAGTTCGCCGAGGGTGCCACCAAGGACAGCGAGGCCGCCAAGACTCGCGGTCGCGTGCCGGCAGAGCATCCTGCGGCGGGACCGGAGCACAACTCCGGTGGGGTCGATGTTCAGCCGCCGCCCCGTGGCGACGACTGA
- a CDS encoding SRPBCC family protein has product MVDVTRTFTAAVPIEKAAAFLRDFSNAPSWDPGTQSCTQISDGPVAVGTQWHNVSKLFGITTELTYTLVTDEPDHIVLEGENKTATSVDDITLTAEGDGSTRIDYHAQVEFNGAAKVAGPFLKAGFEAKVAPDTVEKMTEALERLS; this is encoded by the coding sequence ATGGTCGATGTCACCCGCACCTTCACCGCCGCTGTTCCGATCGAGAAGGCGGCCGCATTTCTTCGCGACTTTTCCAATGCGCCGTCGTGGGATCCCGGAACCCAGAGCTGCACACAGATTTCGGACGGGCCGGTCGCCGTCGGAACGCAGTGGCACAACGTCTCGAAGCTGTTCGGTATCACCACGGAGTTGACCTACACCCTGGTCACGGACGAGCCTGATCACATCGTGCTCGAAGGCGAGAACAAGACCGCCACCAGCGTCGACGACATCACGCTGACGGCAGAAGGTGACGGATCGACTCGGATCGACTACCACGCGCAGGTCGAGTTCAACGGTGCCGCAAAGGTTGCCGGTCCGTTCCTGAAGGCGGGTTTCGAGGCGAAGGTCGCGCCGGACACCGTGGAGAAGATGACCGAGGCGCTCGAGCGGCTGAGCTGA
- a CDS encoding MFS transporter, whose protein sequence is MTAVSPGDPGVSTPTRPAVQSKTSVRRVAVASGIGTTIEFYDFFIYGTAAALVFPTIFFPALGNTAGTVASFATFAVAFIARPVGAVLFGHFGDRIGRKKTLISTLLLMGVSTFAIGLLPGAETIGVAAPIILVLLRFGQGFAVGGEWAGATLLTAEYAPPGKRGFYAMFPQLGPSAAFIFSSATFLATGLLLGDTNDTFLNYGWRIPFLLSAVLVLIGLYMRLAIEETPVFRANKLAEEQAPATSAPTKLPIFDAWRIQKREIITAAGALASLFAFFYMGTAYLTSYGTKTLGFDRPFVLVTGIGAAVIFGVAIALSATYSDRVGRRRVIMAACIVAVPWSIALFPLLDTGSPEAFVIGMCVTLAIFGVAYGPTGALLPELFQTRFRYTGAGLGYNLAGVLGGAIPPMLAAPLTAAFGSISIGVMLALLSVLSLVCTKRLIETKDVDMA, encoded by the coding sequence ATGACCGCTGTCTCGCCCGGAGATCCGGGTGTCTCGACGCCGACCAGACCGGCGGTGCAGTCCAAGACCAGTGTCAGACGGGTCGCTGTCGCCAGTGGAATCGGTACGACGATCGAGTTCTATGACTTCTTCATCTATGGAACCGCTGCCGCATTGGTTTTCCCGACCATCTTCTTCCCAGCGCTCGGCAATACGGCCGGCACCGTGGCCTCGTTCGCGACGTTCGCAGTCGCGTTCATCGCCAGGCCCGTCGGTGCCGTGCTGTTCGGACACTTCGGCGACCGCATCGGTCGCAAGAAGACGTTGATCTCGACGCTGCTGCTGATGGGGGTATCCACGTTCGCCATCGGCCTGCTGCCCGGTGCCGAAACGATCGGCGTGGCTGCTCCGATCATCTTGGTGCTGCTCCGGTTCGGGCAAGGGTTTGCCGTCGGCGGTGAATGGGCCGGCGCGACATTGCTGACGGCCGAGTACGCACCGCCGGGCAAGCGCGGCTTCTATGCGATGTTCCCCCAACTGGGACCATCGGCCGCCTTCATCTTCTCGAGCGCGACGTTCCTGGCGACGGGACTGCTACTGGGCGATACCAACGACACGTTTCTGAACTACGGTTGGCGAATCCCGTTCCTGCTCAGCGCCGTCCTGGTACTCATCGGCCTCTACATGCGGTTGGCCATCGAGGAAACCCCGGTCTTTCGGGCCAACAAGCTCGCCGAGGAGCAAGCTCCGGCGACATCGGCACCGACCAAGCTGCCGATATTCGACGCGTGGCGTATCCAGAAGCGCGAAATCATCACCGCTGCAGGTGCATTGGCGTCACTCTTCGCATTCTTCTACATGGGGACCGCGTACCTGACGAGCTACGGCACCAAGACCCTCGGGTTCGACCGTCCGTTCGTGTTGGTCACCGGGATAGGCGCTGCGGTGATCTTCGGGGTCGCGATCGCGCTCTCGGCGACCTACTCCGATCGCGTCGGGCGGCGGCGCGTGATCATGGCGGCGTGCATCGTCGCGGTGCCGTGGTCGATAGCGCTGTTCCCGTTGCTCGACACGGGCTCACCGGAAGCGTTCGTGATCGGTATGTGCGTGACGCTCGCGATCTTCGGCGTTGCATACGGACCGACCGGCGCACTCCTCCCGGAACTGTTCCAGACTCGATTCCGTTATACCGGAGCAGGTTTGGGTTACAATCTCGCCGGAGTTCTCGGTGGCGCGATTCCGCCGATGCTTGCCGCACCGCTCACGGCCGCGTTCGGCAGCATCTCGATCGGCGTGATGCTGGCTCTGCTGTCGGTGCTGAGTCTGGTCTGCACCAAGCGATTGATCGAGACCAAGGATGTCGACATGGCGTGA